In a single window of the Streptomyces cinnabarinus genome:
- a CDS encoding alpha/beta hydrolase: MTSFDTPPQLNVWRALLALAVVFVMLATTGWTALRNQRPTPALQASLSAWEHGRIAGHRLPSPDSEPALLSRFFATLTSDQSTALVRRYPLAVGNMNGAPVKLRYRANRVALLQARKVELKRMHDKRLSPAGQQEAGERMNRYEALMSPGRHILAFDPAGSGRVAEVFGDLDRADRVSVVVPGVDTDLLTFQRTYRKYSAPVGMAQSLYAAERTAAPFTRTAVIAWADYTAPGGLGIDSATAGRAAGGAVRLNALVRALPGNAPVSLFCHSYGSVVCGVAAHTTPERVTDIAVAGSPGMRVAKAAHLGTSARVWAMRDADDWIQDVPNLELGGLGHGADPMSSEFGARVLSAADAEGHSGYFEPGTDSVRNFAGIGVGAYDSVRCAGDDEECREGLSGGATAGRA, from the coding sequence GTGACTTCCTTCGACACGCCCCCGCAACTGAACGTCTGGCGCGCGCTGCTCGCGCTGGCCGTGGTGTTCGTCATGCTGGCGACCACCGGCTGGACCGCCCTGCGCAACCAGCGCCCGACGCCCGCGCTCCAGGCCTCGCTGTCCGCCTGGGAGCACGGCCGGATCGCCGGTCACCGGCTGCCCTCCCCGGACTCCGAGCCCGCGCTGCTGTCCCGGTTCTTCGCCACGCTCACCAGCGACCAGAGCACCGCCCTGGTGCGCCGCTACCCGCTCGCGGTCGGCAACATGAACGGCGCCCCGGTGAAGCTGCGCTACCGCGCCAACCGTGTCGCACTGCTCCAGGCCCGCAAGGTCGAGCTGAAGCGCATGCACGACAAACGGCTCTCGCCCGCGGGGCAGCAGGAGGCCGGCGAGCGGATGAACCGCTACGAGGCGCTGATGAGCCCCGGCCGGCACATCCTCGCCTTCGACCCCGCGGGCTCGGGCCGGGTCGCCGAGGTCTTCGGCGATCTCGACCGCGCCGACCGGGTCTCCGTCGTCGTCCCCGGCGTCGACACCGATCTGCTCACCTTCCAGCGCACCTACCGCAAGTACTCGGCACCGGTCGGCATGGCGCAGTCGCTGTACGCGGCCGAGCGCACCGCCGCCCCGTTCACACGCACCGCCGTGATCGCCTGGGCCGACTACACCGCGCCCGGCGGACTCGGCATCGACTCGGCCACCGCGGGCCGTGCCGCGGGCGGCGCCGTGCGGCTGAACGCGCTCGTGCGGGCGCTGCCCGGGAACGCGCCGGTGTCGCTGTTCTGCCACAGCTACGGCTCGGTGGTGTGCGGGGTCGCCGCGCACACGACGCCGGAGCGGGTGACCGACATCGCGGTGGCCGGCAGCCCCGGGATGCGCGTCGCCAAGGCCGCCCATCTGGGCACCTCGGCGCGGGTCTGGGCGATGCGGGACGCCGACGACTGGATCCAGGACGTGCCGAACCTGGAGCTGGGCGGGCTCGGCCATGGCGCCGACCCGATGTCCTCGGAGTTCGGGGCGCGGGTGCTGTCGGCGGCGGACGCCGAGGGGCACAGCGGGTACTTCGAACCGGGCACGGACAGCGTGCGCAACTTCGCCGGGATCGGAGTTGGCGCGTATGACTCGGTGCGCTGCGCCGGAGATGACGAAGAATGTCGGGAGGGTTTGTCCGGCGGCGCGACGGCCGGACGCGCGTAG
- a CDS encoding serine hydrolase domain-containing protein, translating to MSLSSLALIENWPVPTAAAGVVRADGTVLGTHGPAGHRFPLASVTKPLAAYAALVAYEEGAVELDEPAGPAGSTVRHLLAHTSGLAFDEHRVTAPPGERRLYSNAGFEQLGDHIAKATDIPFAEYLRQAVLAPLGMTATSLEGSPAKDGVSTVEDLLRFAAEVQAPRLLDPRTVAEAMTVQYPGTKGVLPGYGHQNPNDWGLGFEIRDGKSPHWTGSSSSPRTFGHFGQSGTFLWIDPDAGLACVALTDRAFGPWAVEVWPVFTDAVLAELRR from the coding sequence ATGTCGCTGAGCAGTCTTGCGTTGATCGAGAACTGGCCGGTCCCCACCGCCGCCGCGGGTGTCGTGCGGGCGGACGGGACGGTGCTGGGTACCCACGGCCCGGCCGGGCACCGCTTCCCGCTCGCCTCGGTCACCAAGCCGCTGGCCGCGTACGCCGCACTGGTCGCCTACGAGGAGGGCGCGGTCGAGCTCGACGAGCCGGCCGGTCCCGCGGGCTCGACGGTGCGGCATCTGCTCGCGCACACCTCGGGGCTCGCCTTCGACGAGCACCGGGTGACGGCCCCGCCCGGGGAGCGGCGGCTGTACTCCAACGCCGGGTTCGAGCAGCTCGGGGACCACATCGCGAAGGCTACGGACATCCCGTTCGCGGAGTATCTGCGGCAGGCGGTGCTGGCGCCGCTGGGCATGACGGCGACCTCGCTGGAGGGCTCTCCCGCCAAGGACGGGGTGTCCACGGTCGAGGATCTGCTGCGGTTCGCGGCCGAGGTGCAGGCGCCGCGGCTGCTGGACCCGCGGACGGTGGCCGAGGCGATGACCGTGCAGTACCCGGGGACCAAGGGCGTGCTGCCGGGGTACGGGCACCAGAACCCCAACGACTGGGGGCTCGGTTTCGAGATCCGCGACGGCAAGTCCCCGCACTGGACGGGCTCCTCGTCCTCGCCGCGCACCTTCGGGCACTTCGGCCAGTCCGGCACGTTCCTGTGGATCGACCCGGACGCCGGACTCGCGTGCGTGGCGCTGACGGACCGGGCGTTCGGGCCCTGGGCGGTCGAGGTCTGGCCGGTGTTCACCGACGCGGTACTGGCGGAGCTGCGCCGGTAG
- a CDS encoding DUF4429 domain-containing protein, translating into MSRMGDVLAGFHAAWEFESDSVLIRYERGIRTPKLLQALGERRVPLSAVSAVTLAPGKRGTVVLRAELRPGADPLLEAADGQLKEGCDPYRLVLPAERETLAEYYADELAAQLTETGPADRFLVPAPEPPRSFKAYDGKASFDGRTVSFRWFWTGASSAKWKAGDQSFAISELSGVEWRSPEVFEGHLRLLRRGETGPAQVDHDPAAVVFGLGYGPVHESLPFAAAVLAAVRQCGPAPVAAVPRRDPADIAERIRHLGELHQAGLVTDEEFSVKKAELLAEL; encoded by the coding sequence ATGAGCCGCATGGGTGACGTACTGGCCGGATTTCATGCCGCCTGGGAGTTCGAGTCCGACTCCGTGCTCATCCGTTACGAACGGGGGATTCGAACACCTAAGCTCCTACAGGCGCTCGGGGAGCGCCGGGTGCCGCTGTCGGCGGTCTCCGCGGTGACCCTGGCGCCCGGCAAGCGCGGCACCGTGGTGCTGCGCGCGGAGCTGCGGCCCGGGGCCGATCCGCTGCTGGAGGCGGCCGACGGGCAGTTGAAGGAAGGGTGCGATCCGTACCGGCTGGTGCTGCCGGCCGAGCGGGAGACGCTCGCCGAGTACTACGCCGACGAACTGGCGGCACAGTTGACGGAGACCGGTCCGGCGGACCGTTTCCTGGTGCCGGCGCCCGAACCGCCCCGGTCGTTCAAGGCGTACGACGGCAAGGCGTCCTTCGACGGGCGCACGGTCTCCTTCCGCTGGTTCTGGACGGGCGCGTCCTCGGCGAAGTGGAAGGCCGGCGACCAGTCCTTCGCGATCAGTGAGCTGAGCGGGGTCGAGTGGCGCTCCCCCGAGGTCTTCGAGGGTCATCTACGGCTGCTGCGGCGCGGGGAGACCGGCCCGGCGCAGGTGGACCATGATCCGGCGGCGGTGGTGTTCGGTCTCGGATACGGGCCGGTGCACGAGTCACTGCCGTTCGCGGCGGCGGTCCTCGCAGCCGTACGGCAGTGCGGTCCGGCGCCGGTCGCGGCGGTTCCCCGCCGCGACCCGGCCGACATCGCCGAGCGGATCCGTCATCTCGGGGAACTTCACCAGGCCGGGCTGGTCACCGATGAGGAATTCTCCGTGAAGAAGGCGGAGTTGCTGGCGGAGCTGTGA
- a CDS encoding aldo/keto reductase, whose product MTENSRIATARLGDTGPETGVQGLGCMGMSFAYGPSDAKESRATLERALELGVTLYDTADAYGAGENELFLSPFFRAHRDEVVIATKFALSIPPDEPTRRVIRNDASYIRQAVEASLKRLDVETIDLYYMHRRDVNVPIEDTVAVMAELVREGKVKHLGLSEVTAAELRAAHAVHPIAAVQSEWSLFSRDIEAQVVPAAQELGVALVPYSPLGRGFLAGSFGSADKDLTAGDFRRQQPRFTGDNATANAALLAPVRKVADSHGASLGQIALAWVQQQTEVHNLPVVPIPGTRKPTRVEENTGATRIQLTGEQLALLDPIAAQVAGDRYADMTFTSAGRE is encoded by the coding sequence ATGACCGAGAACAGCAGGATCGCGACCGCACGCCTCGGCGACACAGGCCCCGAGACGGGGGTGCAGGGCCTCGGCTGCATGGGCATGAGCTTCGCCTACGGCCCCTCGGACGCCAAGGAGTCCCGGGCCACCCTGGAACGGGCCCTGGAACTGGGCGTCACCCTCTACGACACGGCGGACGCCTACGGCGCCGGCGAGAACGAACTCTTCCTGTCCCCGTTCTTCCGGGCCCACCGCGACGAGGTCGTCATCGCGACCAAGTTCGCCCTGTCGATCCCGCCGGACGAGCCGACCCGACGGGTCATCCGCAATGACGCGTCCTACATCCGGCAGGCAGTCGAGGCGAGCCTGAAGCGTCTGGACGTCGAGACGATCGATCTCTACTACATGCACCGGCGTGATGTGAACGTCCCCATCGAGGACACCGTCGCCGTCATGGCCGAGCTGGTGCGGGAGGGCAAGGTCAAGCATCTGGGCCTGAGCGAGGTCACGGCCGCCGAACTGCGCGCCGCGCACGCCGTGCATCCCATCGCGGCCGTGCAGTCGGAGTGGTCGCTGTTCAGCCGGGACATCGAGGCGCAGGTGGTGCCCGCGGCCCAGGAGCTGGGCGTGGCCCTGGTGCCGTACTCGCCGCTCGGCCGGGGTTTCCTCGCGGGCTCCTTCGGCTCGGCCGACAAGGACCTCACCGCCGGTGACTTCCGCCGCCAACAGCCCCGTTTCACCGGCGACAACGCCACCGCCAACGCGGCCCTGCTGGCCCCCGTCCGCAAGGTCGCCGACTCCCACGGCGCCTCCCTCGGCCAGATCGCCCTGGCCTGGGTCCAGCAGCAGACCGAGGTCCACAACCTCCCGGTCGTCCCGATCCCCGGCACCCGCAAGCCCACCCGGGTGGAGGAGAACACGGGCGCCACCAGGATCCAACTGACGGGTGAGCAACTGGCGTTGCTGGACCCGATCGCGGCTCAGGTGGCGGGGGACCGGTACGCGGACATGACGTTCACGTCCGCGGGCAGGGAGTGA
- a CDS encoding MFS transporter, with protein sequence MTSQTIVDKAPQDAVPPSGLRGHPWFTLITVAVGVMMVALDGTIVAIANPAIQKDLGATFAEVQWITNGYFLALAVSLITAGKLGDRFGHRQTFLIGVVGFAAASGAIGLSSSIGFVVAFRVLQGLFGALLMPAALGLLRATFPAEKLNMAIGIWGMVIGASTAGGPILGGVLVEHVNWQSVFFINVPVGVLALVLGVLILLDHRAENAPRSFDLLGIALLSAAMFCLVWALIKAPEWGWGDAQTWTFIVVSVALFAFFAFWETKVREPLIPLGLFRSVALSAGVVLMVLMAIAFMGGLFFVTFYLQNVHGMSPIDAGLHLLPLTGMMIVGSPLAGAMITKLGPRVPLAGGMALTAIAMYGMSTLETDTGSGLMSLWFALLGLGLAPVMVGATEVIVGNAPMELSGVAGGLQQAAMQIGGSLGTAVLGAVMASKVDSDFAGNWADAGLPKLTAAQEAQASEAVQVGVAPVAPGTPQEIAAKITDVAHDTFISGMSLASLVAAAVAAVAVAVAFLTKRGENAEAGAGAAHI encoded by the coding sequence ATGACTAGTCAGACCATCGTCGACAAGGCGCCCCAGGACGCCGTCCCGCCCTCAGGGCTTCGTGGGCATCCCTGGTTCACGCTCATAACCGTCGCCGTGGGCGTGATGATGGTGGCGCTGGACGGCACCATCGTGGCCATCGCGAACCCGGCCATCCAGAAGGACCTGGGCGCCACGTTCGCCGAGGTCCAGTGGATCACCAACGGTTACTTCCTGGCGCTCGCGGTCTCCCTGATCACCGCGGGCAAGCTCGGCGACCGCTTCGGGCACCGGCAGACCTTCCTCATCGGCGTGGTCGGCTTCGCGGCCGCCTCCGGTGCGATCGGCCTGTCCAGCAGCATCGGGTTCGTGGTCGCCTTCCGGGTGCTCCAGGGTCTGTTCGGCGCGCTGCTGATGCCGGCCGCGCTCGGTCTGCTGCGGGCGACCTTCCCGGCCGAGAAGCTCAACATGGCGATCGGCATCTGGGGCATGGTCATCGGTGCCTCCACCGCGGGCGGCCCGATCCTCGGCGGTGTCCTGGTCGAGCACGTCAACTGGCAGTCGGTGTTCTTCATCAACGTGCCGGTCGGTGTCCTCGCCCTCGTCCTCGGTGTGCTGATCCTGCTCGACCACCGCGCCGAGAACGCCCCGCGCTCCTTCGACCTGCTCGGCATCGCGCTGCTCTCGGCCGCGATGTTCTGCCTGGTGTGGGCGCTCATCAAGGCACCGGAATGGGGCTGGGGCGACGCCCAGACGTGGACGTTCATCGTCGTGTCGGTGGCGCTCTTCGCCTTCTTCGCGTTCTGGGAGACCAAGGTCCGCGAGCCGCTGATCCCGCTGGGCCTGTTCCGCTCGGTCGCGCTGTCGGCGGGCGTGGTCCTGATGGTCCTCATGGCCATCGCCTTCATGGGCGGCCTGTTCTTCGTGACGTTCTACCTCCAGAACGTGCACGGCATGAGCCCGATCGACGCGGGCCTGCACCTGCTGCCGCTCACCGGAATGATGATCGTCGGCTCGCCGCTCGCGGGCGCGATGATCACGAAGCTGGGCCCGCGGGTCCCGCTGGCGGGCGGCATGGCACTGACGGCGATCGCCATGTACGGCATGTCCACGCTGGAGACGGACACGGGCAGCGGCCTGATGTCCCTCTGGTTCGCCCTTCTCGGCCTCGGTCTCGCGCCGGTCATGGTCGGCGCCACCGAGGTCATCGTCGGCAACGCCCCCATGGAGCTCTCCGGTGTCGCCGGTGGTCTCCAGCAGGCCGCGATGCAGATCGGCGGCAGCCTCGGTACGGCCGTGCTGGGTGCCGTGATGGCCTCCAAGGTGGACAGCGACTTCGCCGGGAACTGGGCGGACGCGGGCCTGCCGAAGCTGACCGCGGCGCAGGAGGCACAGGCTTCCGAGGCGGTCCAGGTGGGCGTCGCTCCGGTGGCCCCGGGTACCCCTCAGGAGATCGCCGCGAAGATCACGGACGTCGCGCACGACACCTTCATCTCCGGCATGAGCCTGGCGTCCCTGGTCGCGGCCGCTGTCGCGGCGGTGGCCGTCGCGGTCGCCTTCCTGACCAAGCGCGGCGAGAACGCCGAGGCGGGAGCGGGCGCGGCCCACATCTAG
- a CDS encoding potassium channel family protein: MKERTAQVRWEQRTQQPLMALAVVFAVAYAVPIVVTPAGPGLARACTTVEWVVWGAFAADYLVRLWLAERRVDFVRRHWLDLCAVVLPLLRPLQLLRVVSALMLVGRRARMASQVKLTTYVVGSVVGLLMFGSLAVLSVERDSPDGNIKTLGDAVWWSFTTMTTVGYGDHAPTTGLGRILAVGLMLSGIALLGVVTANIAAWFIARFEKDDEVERRQTQAIQSLTEEIRQLRAEVASLSERSPTGGSAPPR; encoded by the coding sequence ATGAAGGAGAGAACCGCGCAGGTCCGTTGGGAACAGCGCACGCAACAGCCGCTGATGGCGCTGGCAGTGGTGTTCGCCGTCGCGTACGCCGTGCCGATCGTGGTCACGCCGGCGGGCCCCGGGCTGGCGCGTGCGTGCACGACGGTGGAGTGGGTGGTGTGGGGGGCGTTCGCGGCGGACTACCTGGTGCGGCTGTGGCTGGCCGAGCGGCGGGTGGATTTCGTACGGCGGCACTGGCTCGACCTGTGCGCGGTGGTGCTGCCGCTGCTGCGGCCGCTGCAGCTGCTGCGGGTGGTGTCGGCGCTGATGCTGGTGGGCCGGCGGGCGCGGATGGCCTCGCAGGTCAAGCTGACGACGTACGTGGTGGGCTCGGTCGTCGGACTGCTGATGTTCGGTTCGCTGGCGGTGTTGTCCGTGGAGCGGGACTCGCCGGATGGGAACATCAAGACGCTGGGTGACGCGGTGTGGTGGTCCTTCACCACGATGACGACCGTGGGCTACGGCGACCACGCGCCGACCACCGGTCTGGGCCGCATACTCGCGGTGGGCCTGATGCTCTCCGGCATCGCCCTCCTCGGTGTGGTGACGGCGAACATCGCGGCGTGGTTCATCGCCCGCTTCGAGAAGGACGACGAAGTGGAACGCCGCCAGACCCAGGCGATCCAGTCGCTGACGGAGGAGATACGCCAGCTGCGTGCGGAGGTGGCGTCCCTGTCGGAACGCTCACCGACCGGTGGGTCCGCTCCCCCGCGTTAG
- a CDS encoding GNAT family N-acetyltransferase produces the protein MSLVRRATTEDAVEVLRLRQVMIDSLAAAPGATDWHPRSLPALRDRLAGPDGEFAAYVVDHPERPGALAALAAGTLEYRIGRAGNPQGLIGYVFSVATDPEARRRGYARACMEELLDWFRDQGAGYVMLTASPDAEPLYTSLGFTRDPDPSMRLHL, from the coding sequence ATGAGTCTCGTACGCCGTGCCACGACCGAGGACGCCGTCGAAGTACTGCGGCTGCGTCAGGTGATGATCGACTCACTGGCGGCCGCGCCGGGTGCCACCGACTGGCACCCGCGGTCGCTGCCGGCCCTGCGCGACCGACTGGCCGGTCCGGACGGGGAGTTCGCGGCATACGTCGTCGACCACCCGGAGCGGCCGGGGGCGTTGGCGGCTCTGGCCGCGGGCACGCTGGAGTACCGCATCGGGCGGGCCGGGAATCCACAGGGGCTGATCGGGTACGTCTTCAGCGTCGCGACCGACCCCGAGGCGCGGCGCCGCGGGTACGCACGCGCGTGCATGGAGGAACTGCTGGACTGGTTCCGCGACCAGGGCGCCGGATATGTCATGCTCACCGCCTCCCCGGACGCCGAACCGCTGTACACCTCACTCGGCTTCACCCGGGACCCCGACCCCTCGATGCGGCTGCACCTCTGA
- a CDS encoding TetR family transcriptional regulator: MQTLRERKKQRTRIALLRAALELFTTRGYEETTVDDIAAAVEVSQRTFFRYFANKEEAALAVQEMTEDYYVEAVRRRPPEEAPMEALRQAVVEGWDGLSEVIESVVPVELHLRMYRQVESTPALLAAHLRRSAETEERIARVLAEREGLDVDADPRPRLAVAVFGGVMRVTERQWSMGDDFSLAGIRELTISYLEQVGPALTESWRDS; encoded by the coding sequence ATGCAAACACTCCGCGAACGCAAGAAGCAGCGCACCCGGATCGCCCTGCTTCGCGCGGCGCTCGAACTGTTCACCACCCGCGGCTACGAGGAGACGACGGTCGACGACATCGCCGCCGCCGTCGAGGTCTCCCAGCGCACCTTCTTCCGCTACTTCGCGAACAAGGAGGAGGCTGCCCTCGCCGTGCAGGAGATGACGGAGGACTACTACGTCGAGGCCGTACGGCGGCGGCCGCCCGAGGAGGCGCCGATGGAGGCGCTGCGGCAGGCCGTGGTGGAGGGCTGGGACGGACTCAGCGAGGTCATCGAGTCGGTCGTACCGGTGGAGTTGCACCTGCGCATGTACCGGCAGGTGGAGTCGACGCCCGCGCTGCTCGCCGCGCATCTGCGGCGCTCCGCGGAGACGGAGGAGCGGATCGCGCGCGTGCTGGCCGAGCGGGAGGGCCTCGACGTGGACGCCGATCCCCGGCCGCGGCTCGCGGTGGCGGTCTTCGGCGGGGTGATGCGGGTCACCGAACGGCAGTGGAGCATGGGCGACGACTTCAGCCTGGCCGGTATCCGCGAACTGACCATCTCCTACCTGGAACAGGTAGGACCCGCGCTGACCGAGAGCTGGCGCGACAGCTGA
- a CDS encoding pirin family protein, which translates to MTDVRRAAERYPGGEAAAGISSRHAFSFGPHYDPDNLRFGAMIACNEERLAPGAGFDEHPHSHTEIITWVVEGELTHRDSQGHETLVRPGDVQRLSSAAGVRHVERNDGTAPLTFVQTWLAPLNPGGTPVYEIVHGIADSTPYAIPEAGALLHVRRLGAGERTAVPDGAYVYVHVVRGEVRLDGVELGPGDAARITGARDAELVADAGAEVLLWEMAAAFSNEGSKPERT; encoded by the coding sequence GTGACGGATGTACGGCGCGCGGCTGAGCGCTACCCAGGCGGCGAGGCGGCAGCGGGAATCTCCTCCCGGCACGCCTTCTCCTTCGGCCCCCACTACGACCCGGACAACCTCCGCTTCGGCGCGATGATCGCGTGCAACGAGGAACGGCTCGCGCCGGGCGCGGGCTTCGACGAACACCCGCACAGCCACACCGAGATCATCACGTGGGTGGTGGAGGGCGAGCTGACCCACCGAGACTCCCAGGGTCACGAAACCCTGGTCCGCCCCGGCGATGTGCAACGCCTGAGCTCGGCGGCAGGCGTCCGCCATGTGGAACGCAACGACGGCACCGCCCCGCTCACCTTCGTCCAGACCTGGCTGGCCCCGCTGAACCCCGGCGGCACCCCGGTCTACGAGATCGTGCACGGCATCGCGGATTCGACGCCGTACGCGATCCCGGAGGCGGGCGCGCTGCTGCACGTCCGACGGCTGGGGGCGGGGGAGCGGACCGCGGTGCCGGACGGGGCGTACGTCTACGTCCATGTCGTACGCGGTGAAGTGCGGCTCGACGGCGTGGAGTTGGGGCCCGGTGACGCGGCGCGGATCACGGGCGCACGGGACGCGGAACTGGTCGCGGACGCGGGTGCGGAAGTGCTGCTGTGGGAAATGGCGGCGGCGTTTTCGAACGAGGGCTCGAAACCCGAACGTACGTAG
- a CDS encoding MerR family transcriptional regulator: MTVTETTATRTDICAGPLSPGRRPDGQDSYTISEVAAFTGLTAHTLRWYERIGLMPHIDRSHTGQRRYSNRDLDWLDLVGKLRLTGMPVADMVRYAELVREGDHTYGERYELLEETRRDVLSRIAELQDTLAVLDRKIAFYGDAGQALASERPR; this comes from the coding sequence ATGACGGTGACGGAGACCACGGCCACCAGGACCGACATCTGCGCGGGGCCACTGAGCCCCGGCCGGCGCCCGGACGGCCAGGACAGCTACACGATCAGCGAGGTCGCCGCGTTCACCGGCCTGACCGCGCACACCCTGCGCTGGTACGAGCGGATCGGCCTGATGCCGCACATCGACCGCTCGCACACCGGCCAGCGCCGGTACAGCAACCGCGACCTGGACTGGCTCGACCTCGTCGGCAAGCTGCGGCTCACCGGAATGCCGGTCGCCGACATGGTCCGGTACGCCGAGCTGGTGCGCGAGGGCGACCACACCTATGGCGAGCGCTACGAACTCCTGGAGGAGACCCGCCGGGACGTGCTGTCCCGGATCGCCGAACTCCAGGACACGCTCGCCGTGCTCGACCGCAAGATCGCTTTCTACGGCGACGCCGGGCAGGCCCTGGCGTCGGAAAGGCCCCGATGA
- the fasR gene encoding fatty acid biosynthesis transcriptional regulator FasR, producing MPEPEARKSEAAAHDAHPHSATLKRLEKSSGSLAAQAITRMDETLPWYRAMPPENRSWIGLVAQAGIAAFTEWFRHPDAPQAISTDVFGTAPRELTRAITLRQTVEMVRTTIEVMESAIDEVAAPGDESLLREALLVYAREIAFATAQVYAQAAEARGAWDARLESLVVNAVLSGEADEGAVSRAAALGWNSPEHVCVVLGTAPDGDSELTVEAIRRAARHAKLQVLTGVLGDRLVVIAGGNDNPLAVAKSLIGPYAAGPVVAGPIVPDLLAATRSAQAAAAGLKACSAWQDAPRPVLADDLLPERAIAGDPSAREQLVEEIYRPLEEAGSALLETLSVYLEQASSLEGAARMLFVHPNTVRYRLRRVTDVTGWSPSDVRSAFTLRIALILGRLVDGDPQP from the coding sequence GTGCCCGAACCCGAAGCCCGTAAGTCCGAAGCCGCAGCACATGACGCCCACCCGCACTCCGCGACCCTGAAGCGGCTGGAGAAGTCCTCCGGATCCCTCGCCGCCCAGGCCATCACGCGCATGGACGAGACGCTGCCGTGGTACCGGGCGATGCCCCCGGAGAACCGTTCCTGGATCGGGCTGGTCGCCCAGGCCGGTATCGCGGCCTTCACCGAGTGGTTCCGGCATCCCGATGCCCCTCAGGCCATCTCCACCGATGTGTTCGGGACGGCGCCCCGGGAGCTGACCCGGGCCATCACCCTGCGGCAGACCGTGGAGATGGTGCGGACCACCATCGAAGTCATGGAGTCCGCCATCGACGAGGTGGCCGCCCCGGGCGACGAGTCCCTGCTGCGCGAGGCGCTCCTGGTCTACGCCCGCGAGATCGCCTTCGCCACCGCCCAGGTCTATGCCCAGGCCGCCGAGGCACGCGGTGCCTGGGACGCCCGCCTGGAGTCGCTGGTGGTGAACGCGGTGCTGAGCGGGGAGGCCGACGAGGGCGCCGTCTCCCGGGCCGCCGCGCTCGGCTGGAACTCGCCCGAGCATGTGTGCGTGGTGCTCGGCACCGCCCCCGACGGGGACTCCGAGCTGACCGTCGAGGCCATCCGGCGGGCCGCCCGGCACGCCAAGCTCCAGGTGCTCACCGGGGTGCTCGGGGACCGGCTGGTCGTCATCGCCGGCGGCAACGACAATCCGCTCGCCGTGGCCAAGTCGCTGATCGGCCCGTATGCCGCCGGACCGGTGGTCGCCGGGCCCATCGTGCCGGACCTGCTGGCCGCCACCCGCTCCGCGCAGGCCGCCGCCGCCGGGCTCAAGGCGTGTTCCGCCTGGCAGGACGCCCCACGGCCGGTACTGGCGGACGACCTGCTTCCGGAACGCGCCATCGCCGGGGATCCCAGCGCGCGCGAGCAGTTGGTGGAGGAGATCTACAGACCACTGGAGGAGGCCGGGTCCGCGCTCCTGGAGACCCTCTCCGTCTATCTGGAACAGGCGAGCAGTCTCGAAGGCGCCGCCCGGATGCTCTTCGTGCATCCCAACACCGTGCGCTACCGGCTTCGACGTGTGACTGACGTCACCGGTTGGTCGCCTTCGGATGTACGCTCCGCGTTCACGCTGCGGATCGCGCTGATCCTGGGACGTCTGGTCGACGGGGATCCTCAGCCATAG